The following proteins are encoded in a genomic region of Oceaniferula marina:
- a CDS encoding ABC transporter ATP-binding protein has product MKTVLRIFSYLGKYPKLATAQLFCAVIMTLMLLAFPIMTGVVSNEVIDRGNIEKLPQYILIVIAAFFTRDFFNFLRILINNTFEQKAVFDLRSELYDKLQRLRLKWFDERRTGDVMTRVAEDVPQMERILIDGIEQGLVAFLQILIVSAFLFTCSPLLALAALSPLPLLMLGAWLYTRHAANRYRMARKATGAMNAMLHDNIAGIRQIKSYAAEDEEHTSFNQASAKVSDANMQVMKAWAVYSPSMSFFNSIGYALVLGVGAWQIHNGHLDRAVLLQFFTIIWALYEPLGRLHQLNQMSQSSKAAAERVFTILDEENEIHATEGAELPTPVRGHVQLKQLDFSYSEQPTLHQISLEAQPGQTIALVGSTGAGKSTIVNLLCRFYEYDQGSITIDGTELNTIAKPSLRSAIGYVTQEAFLFNGPVRENLQLAKRDATDEEMWIALQAANANGFVEALPEGLDSVVGERGIKLSGGEKQRLSIARALLKNPPILLLDEATASVDSETELLIQQALDRLMENRTAFVIAHRLSTIRNADRIYVLDHGRVIESGTHEALLASNGKYASLSKQAFLEE; this is encoded by the coding sequence ATGAAGACCGTTTTACGTATCTTTTCCTATCTTGGAAAATACCCCAAATTAGCCACAGCCCAGTTATTCTGTGCTGTGATCATGACTTTGATGCTACTCGCATTTCCGATTATGACCGGTGTGGTTTCCAACGAAGTCATCGACCGTGGCAATATCGAAAAGCTACCGCAATACATCCTGATCGTCATCGCCGCCTTTTTCACCCGCGATTTTTTCAATTTTCTCCGCATCCTCATCAATAACACCTTCGAACAAAAAGCGGTTTTCGACCTCCGCTCCGAGCTTTACGATAAATTACAGCGCCTACGGCTTAAATGGTTCGATGAGCGGCGCACTGGTGACGTCATGACCCGGGTCGCTGAAGATGTCCCGCAGATGGAACGCATCCTCATCGACGGCATTGAACAGGGGCTCGTCGCCTTCCTCCAGATCCTGATTGTCAGTGCGTTTCTCTTCACCTGCTCCCCCCTATTGGCCCTCGCCGCCCTTTCCCCACTTCCCTTACTAATGTTAGGGGCCTGGCTCTACACCCGCCATGCCGCTAATCGCTACCGTATGGCCCGCAAGGCAACGGGCGCCATGAACGCCATGCTCCACGATAACATCGCCGGCATCCGCCAAATCAAATCCTACGCAGCGGAAGACGAAGAACACACCAGTTTCAACCAGGCGTCAGCCAAGGTCAGTGATGCGAACATGCAGGTAATGAAAGCCTGGGCGGTTTATTCACCGAGTATGAGTTTTTTCAACTCCATTGGCTACGCCTTGGTTCTCGGTGTCGGAGCCTGGCAAATCCACAACGGCCATCTTGACCGCGCCGTTCTACTCCAGTTCTTCACCATTATCTGGGCACTCTATGAACCACTCGGCCGCCTTCACCAACTCAACCAGATGAGCCAGTCGTCCAAAGCGGCTGCTGAGCGCGTCTTCACGATCCTCGATGAGGAAAATGAGATCCATGCCACCGAAGGAGCCGAACTGCCGACACCGGTCCGCGGCCACGTCCAGCTCAAGCAACTCGATTTTTCCTACAGTGAACAACCGACACTGCACCAGATTTCCCTGGAGGCCCAACCTGGGCAAACCATCGCGCTGGTAGGGTCCACCGGTGCGGGAAAATCCACCATCGTCAATCTGCTTTGCCGCTTTTACGAATATGACCAAGGGTCGATCACCATTGATGGCACCGAACTCAACACCATCGCCAAACCCTCCTTGCGATCGGCGATCGGCTACGTCACCCAGGAGGCCTTTTTGTTCAATGGCCCCGTCCGGGAAAACCTCCAGCTCGCCAAACGTGATGCCACGGATGAAGAAATGTGGATCGCTCTCCAGGCCGCCAACGCCAATGGGTTTGTTGAAGCCCTGCCCGAAGGACTCGACAGCGTTGTCGGAGAACGAGGCATCAAACTATCCGGTGGAGAAAAACAACGCCTGTCCATCGCCAGAGCCCTACTCAAGAACCCACCCATTCTTTTACTCGACGAAGCAACAGCATCCGTCGATAGCGAAACCGAACTTTTAATCCAACAGGCTCTGGATCGACTGATGGAAAACCGCACGGCTTTTGTGATCGCCCACCGTTTATCGACCATCCGGAATGCTGACCGCATCTACGTGCTGGATCATGGTCGGGTGATTGAAAGCGGCACCCACGAGGCTCTCCTCGCCAGCAACGGCAAGTATGCGAGCCTCTCAAAGCAAGCATTCCTGGAAGAAT